In Ramlibacter sp., the sequence ACACACGCCTCCGATGCCCTCGCGGCCGAGCGCAGCGCCGCCCAATGCCGGCGCGACGGCGTGGACTACGTGAGCATCAACCTCATGCTGGACTGCGCCGGCGGGCTGATCGACCATGAGGGAGAGCACAAGGTTGGCTCAGGCTCGGTCTATTTCATCGATTCGGCCCAACCGGTCACCTTCCGGTTGCCCCGGCATCACAGCGTGTCGATCTTCATCCCGCGGCACAAGGTGCAGGAGGCCTTTGGCACCGACCTCAAGCTGTTGCCACGGGCGCTGGAGGCGCGCAACGGGATCGGTGCGGTCCTGCAGTCGCACATGCGCATGATCGCCACCCAGGCCGAATTCATGACGCCCGAGCAACGCGTGGTGGTGATCTCGGCCTGTGTCGACATGGCGCTGGCGGCGGTGCAGACGGCGCGCGAGGGCGCGGCCGACGCCGACCGGTTCGCCAACGGCTTTTATGACGGCGCGCGGCGCCTGATCGAGCGTGACTGCGGCGACCCGCAACTTGATCCGGCCAGGGTGGCGGCTGCCCTGGGCTGTTCACGCGCCACGCTGTACCGGCTGTTCGCGCGGCACGGCCAGAGCGTGGCTGCGCTGATCTGGCGCGCGCGGCTGGAACGGGCCCGCCACATGATCCATGCCGCCCCGTTTGCCCACCTGACGCTCGCGGACATCGCGTTCCACAGCGGGTTTCTGGAACAGGCCAGCTTCAGCCGCATGTTCAAGCGCCACTATGGCCTCACGCCCGGCGAGGCACGCGCGGGCCGGGCGCCCGTCAAACCCGCCGGCTGACCTCGCCTGGCGCCGCCATCTGCGCGGCGGCCCGGCTGAAGATCGCGTCATAGCCGTCACGGCGTTCGCGGCAGCCCGCCAGTTCGTTGGCGTAGCCCAGGCGGGCCAGCCGCTGGCCCAGGCGCAGCACCTGCGTGCGGGTCTTGAACAGCGTGTGGCGGTACACCAGGCCCGTGGCATCGTTGCGCACGCCCACCAGCTGCTGCACGCCCGTGGCCCGGGCCGACGTGCCGCTGGCCTGGTCGGCCACCACCATGGCCTGCACGATTTCCGGGTCCTCAGGCGGCACCACGGCGCCCGCGGCGATGGATGTGTTCATGGCGGGGAGCTCCTTTTCGTTTCTGTCAGGCGGCAAAGAACGCCACGGCCTTGTCGGCCTTGGTCTCTGCCTTGAAGTGGTCGCGCAGCGAGTGGTTGAGCAGGCCCTGCAGGAACCGGCGCTCGCGGTTCTGCGCGGAGCTGGGCTCGTACGAGGTGCCGTCATCGGAGGGGCGGACCTTGATCTCAAAGCCCGAACCCGCAAGGTAGTTGCGGCTGAATTCCTTGAGCCGGCGGAAATACTCGTTGCCCGCATCGTAGACCTTCTGCGTGGTGAGGGGCCGGTTCAGGTCGTCGAACATCTTGAGCAGCACCATCAGGCTGCCGCAGATGCCGCTGTTGAGCACCAGCATCGGGATCAGCGGCGAGGCATCGCAGCCCTTCTGGAAGAACCGCGTGAAGTCCTCCAGGTCGTGGATCAGCCCGCCCTTGCTGCGGTCCAGGTCCGGCTCGTAGCGCACGTACTGCTCGCTGATGCGCTGGGCCCGGCCCATCGAGTCGGTGTAGTTGCGCACGCCGGTGGTCTCGACCCGGGTCGCCCTGGCGCGAACCTCGAGGAAGCGCTTGCGCGCCTCCTCAAGAAACTTGTTGATCTGGAACTGCTCGATCAGGCGCCAGGCGAACTTCACCAGCCACTCAATGCCCGTGACCAGCGCCGACACCAGCGAGCTCGCGCCAGGCAGGAACACCGTCAGCGCGGTATTGGCCACGCCCTTGAGGATGGTCCACAGTCCCGCAAAGACGCCCTGGGTCAACTGCGACTCGATGCTGTTGGCCAGCAGTTCCGGGTGGCCGGGATTGATGACGATCTGGCGGCGCAGCAGCCACACGCCGATCCGCTCCTTCGCGGCGCGGATGGTCTTGACCAGCCCCCCCGCCAGGTCCAGCACACCGCCCACCAGCGGCGCCGCGCTGACCATGCATTTGGCCACCACGAACTTCACCATGCCCTTGATCGTGGCGCCCAGCGTGGCCAGGCTCTTGGCCGAGGGGTTGGCGACCTGCTGAAGGATGTAATGCGCAAGGTCGGACACGGCGTTCTGCAGCACGATGCGCAGGCTGTTGAGCGCGTCGATCACCGCGGCACCTGCCGTGGCCACCAGCGTGCCTCCCAGCATGAAGGGGTTGAGCATGAGGATCGGGTCTTCCTTGACGATCTCGTACATCGCCAGCGTGAGCGGAAACCCCGGCTCTGCCCGCCTGGCCACCGGCGCCACCAGATGCTGACGGGGCCGGGTGGCGGGGTCGGTTGTGCCGCCCAGCTTGTTTCCAGCGGTCTTGACGGCCAGCGCACCGGCGCTGGAAATGTGCCGGGTGTCCACGCTTTGGCCCATCACATTGACCGTGCGCGACGCCAGCTTGGCGTTGTCCAGGTGGTCGAAATGGGTCGACAGGCCCGAGCCCACCGCATTGCCCAGCGCCGCCACGCCCTCCAGGCTGATGGCCATCATGCTCATGTCGATGCTGATATTGCCCAGCAGGTACAGCACACCGTAGCGCGAGTGCGGAATGTCGGTGTTCTGTAGTGCGGCCTGGGCCTTGCTGGGCGGCGGTGGCAGCACGCCGGGGACCTTCTGGACCTGCTGGAACACCCATTCGATCAGGCCGCCACTGACCTTGTCGCGCTCAACCCGGCTCCAGTTCCCGCCCTTGGCAGCCAGATACTCGGCCAGTGACTGGTACAGCTCCCAGGCGGCGGGGTAGCTGTTGGGCGTGACGCTCCAGTTGCGGTAGGCCGCGTCCACCTTCTGGGTGTCGGCGCTGCGCTTCTTGAGGGTGAGGGAGGTGCGTCTCAACCATTCGGTGTACGAAACGATGGCTTTTGGTCCTTTGGCGCCCATGAGGTTCTCCTGATGTAACGAATTGTCGTCACGCACCCCATGGCAGCGTTAGGCCTGGTGTCGCAAAGCCGGGGCCCCGCTTGACTGGCCGTCTCAAAGCCGCTGGAAAAGCCCAAAAGCCGCCCTGGCCCGCGCTGAATCGGCACAAGCCGCTATGAATTTCGCAGCAACTTTCAGTCCGGCAGGGCCAGGACCAGTGCCGCTTCATCAACGGCGAGCGACACCCGGCTGCGTGCCCGCAGCCCGCTGCCAGCGGGGGCGAAACCCACCAGCGCGAGGCCCGCTGGCAGCACCGCCGATATCTCATCGCCCTCGTCGCTGCGCGAAACCCGACTGGCCCGGGCCTGCAGCAGGTTCTGGCCCGGCGCGCCGGAAGCTCCAGGCGCACCCGGCGTGGCGCTGCTCACTGCCACCGCCGTGGCCTTGCACAGCGCCAGCACCCCCTGGCCCGGTCGCAGCGCCAGCAGCTGCGCGCTTTCGCGTGTGATGCGGGCCACCAGGGGCGTCCCGTCAACCAGCCGCAGGTGGACGCGGACCACGGGGCCCGGCCCCTGAACCGACGCCACCGCGCAGGGCATCTGGTTGCGCATGCTGGTGCGGATCGCCAGGTGGGGAAACGCCGCTGGCGCGCTGCCGCCCGGGCGCGCGTGCTGCAGGCGCCCCAGCACCTGGTGGCGCGCGCGTGCCATTTCGCCCGCAGCGGCCAACAATTGCTGCCCCGCAGAGGTGAGGCGCGCGCCGCCACCGCCAGCCCCGCCCACCACGCGCTCCACCAGGGTCACGCCCGCAAGATTGGTGAGCGTGTCGATGGCCTGCCAGGCCGCCTTGTAGCTCACCCCCGCGTCGCGCGCCGCCTGCGAAATCGAGCCGCTCGCACCCACGCCGCGCAGGATGTCGACGCGCTTGTCCGCCGAAGCATGGCTGAGCGCCGAAGTGAAGGAAACCTGGGGCCGGGGAAGACGGGGCATCCCCGCATTCTGAGGGAGGCGGCCGGCACAGCGTAGAGTCGGGCCCATGATCGAAACCCTGCTGCTCACCACTGCCCGCGTCACCACGTTCGATGGCGATCGCCTGCTGACCGGCGCCAGCGGTTTTTTCTTCGAGCGCGACACGCGGCTGTTCTTTGTCACCAGCCGCCATGTGTTCATCGATGCACCGAGCAAGCACCACCCCAACCGCATCGAGATCGAGCTTCACACCGACGGCACCAACCTCACCCGGGCAGCCAGCCTGTCAGTCCTGCTGTACCGCGACGGCAAGAGCATCTGGCGGCAGGGCAAGGACCCGGCCGGCGACATTGACGTGGCGGTGGTTGAACTGGAACGCGCAGCCCTGCCGCCCACGGCAGTGCTCTGGAGCTTCTCTCCGGCGCACCTGCAACGCACGCTGGACGAGGTGGAGGTCGGTGCGCCCCTGCTGATCGTGGGCTTTCCACTGGGCTTTCATGACACGTTGCACCACCTGCCCGTGGTGCGGCAGGCGGCCATTGCTTCCTCGTTCGGCATCCGGTTCCAGGGCCAGGGCTATTTTCTGACCGATGCCCGCACCCACCGCGGCACCAGTGGTGCGCCCGTGGTGATGCGCAGCGACAGCGGCGACCTGCCATGGAAGCTGCTGGGGGTTCATTCGTCACGCATGGACATGCGGACGCGTGACTTTGAGCTGGACGAGTCCCTGGGCCTGAACTGCGCCTGGTATGCCGACATCCTGCTGACCCTGACCGCGCCGCTGGCCGCTCCGGCCGTCGCGGCGCCCGCGGCTCAGGCCAGACCGGCCTCGGGCGCGGCGCCCGGTGGCGCTTCCGGCAAGGTCACCTGAATCAACGTGCCCTGACCGGGCGCGGAAGTGACCCGCAGCGCCCCATGCCCGGCCTCGTGGCTTCCTGGACCACCAGGTTCCGCTTGAGCACACATGAACTGCGCTACACTTTCGCTATTCATCTTGGTAATAGCGAAAATGCCGCCGCCATGACACCATTCACCCGCCTGTTGCCAGCCCTGGCCCTGCTCGCCGCGGTGACCGGCCTGCGGGCCGAAACCGTGCAG encodes:
- a CDS encoding helix-turn-helix domain-containing protein, with the translated sequence MQSRPPVPVLPGAPAPSTHTGLPGSLVDLKTEGIAAAERPDFWHEVHLGRMTLSGMASSDERPFEGQVRRVLGTESHLMTHASDALAAERSAAQCRRDGVDYVSINLMLDCAGGLIDHEGEHKVGSGSVYFIDSAQPVTFRLPRHHSVSIFIPRHKVQEAFGTDLKLLPRALEARNGIGAVLQSHMRMIATQAEFMTPEQRVVVISACVDMALAAVQTAREGAADADRFANGFYDGARRLIERDCGDPQLDPARVAAALGCSRATLYRLFARHGQSVAALIWRARLERARHMIHAAPFAHLTLADIAFHSGFLEQASFSRMFKRHYGLTPGEARAGRAPVKPAG
- a CDS encoding TOBE domain-containing protein, with translation MPRLPRPQVSFTSALSHASADKRVDILRGVGASGSISQAARDAGVSYKAAWQAIDTLTNLAGVTLVERVVGGAGGGGARLTSAGQQLLAAAGEMARARHQVLGRLQHARPGGSAPAAFPHLAIRTSMRNQMPCAVASVQGPGPVVRVHLRLVDGTPLVARITRESAQLLALRPGQGVLALCKATAVAVSSATPGAPGASGAPGQNLLQARASRVSRSDEGDEISAVLPAGLALVGFAPAGSGLRARSRVSLAVDEAALVLALPD
- a CDS encoding trypsin-like peptidase domain-containing protein codes for the protein MIETLLLTTARVTTFDGDRLLTGASGFFFERDTRLFFVTSRHVFIDAPSKHHPNRIEIELHTDGTNLTRAASLSVLLYRDGKSIWRQGKDPAGDIDVAVVELERAALPPTAVLWSFSPAHLQRTLDEVEVGAPLLIVGFPLGFHDTLHHLPVVRQAAIASSFGIRFQGQGYFLTDARTHRGTSGAPVVMRSDSGDLPWKLLGVHSSRMDMRTRDFELDESLGLNCAWYADILLTLTAPLAAPAVAAPAAQARPASGAAPGGASGKVT